Proteins encoded by one window of Lates calcarifer isolate ASB-BC8 linkage group LG7_1, TLL_Latcal_v3, whole genome shotgun sequence:
- the sf3b6 gene encoding splicing factor 3B subunit 6 has protein sequence MAMQAAKRANIRLPPEVNRILYVRNLPYKITAEEMYDIFGKYGPIRQIRTGNTPETRGTAYVVYEDIFDAKNACDHLSGFNVCNRYLVVLYYNANRAFQKMDTKKKEEQLKLLKEKYGINTDPPK, from the exons ATGGCTATGCAAGCAGCGAAACGCGCTAAT ATACGGTTACCTCCAGAGGTGAACAGAATCCTGTACGTCAGGAACCTTCCTTACAAGATCACAGCCGAGGAAATGTACGATATCTTTGGGAAATATGGACCAATCCGTCAAATCAGAAC gGGGaacacacctgaaacaagaggaaCAGCCTATGTGGTGTATGAAGACATCTTTGATGCCAAGAACGCCTGCGACCACCTGTCAGGCTTCAACGTCTGCAACCGTTACCTGGTGGTTCTCTACTACAATGCAAACAGA GCTTTCCAGAAGATGGacacaaagaagaaagaggaacagCTGAAGCTACTAAAAGAGAAATATGGGATCAACACAGACCCTCCAAAGTAG
- the tdrd6 gene encoding LOW QUALITY PROTEIN: tudor domain-containing 6 (The sequence of the model RefSeq protein was modified relative to this genomic sequence to represent the inferred CDS: deleted 2 bases in 2 codons), with amino-acid sequence MRVDKSWVVGIHETAKMSSILGLPTRGSDVTILITRVHLHPLCVLVEFWGKFSQEKTVDYECLAKDIQSPGNTFQEFEGSPGDQCLAQIDGTWYRSRIVSRNGSKYTVFLIDKGMTSITTTSKLAWGKKEDFHLPPEVEFCVLANVLPLSPENRWSPVALEFLKSLSGKSVKAHVQDVLVPHRTFLLHISCISKQMYEMGFAKKLSPDVFQDFVLKSLQSPCAPQVPPETQKISMGAGERLHKQELFMYPELPAGTVETVIVTEVTNPQRIFCQLKVFSQELKKLSEQITQCCEGRMTSCIVGPEMIGFPCAARGSDGRWYRSVLQQVFPANRMVEVLHVDYGTKQFVQVENVRPLAAEFFRMPVVTYICSLHGVIDKGVGWTTGQIDFLRNLLLCKTVIAKFEYQSISEGVHYVTLYGDENTNINNLFGSKESCLLQCEKTLGDYAICSSAYSHQHQAQKERNQRKMLNPGKTGEETKGKGVAEKLPAEDLSLNSSHVAVVQHVSNPSEFWIQTQNYANELEELMDCIYHLYRDSENKDVVKNPTVGLYCAAKADDGDFYRATVSEVGETQIEVFFVDYGNTEVVDRSNIRTLPDKFKRLPRLALKCTLAGVRPKGGRWSQSALQFFLKSVTDRVLNVHVTAKHDDVYVVQLSDPKAQGERDLSTLMCSSNLSETAETQKHPKAKITIQPAILPPTQNPDARLSGVCMNNGMSFQTQNTVGPASNQRSIPTFKEHMFPIGSILDVSVSYIQSPNDFWCQLVQNAGHLKLLMHDIQTHYAGSEFQPLVETACIARHPDNGMWYRALVIHKHETPHVDVLFVDYGQTETISLCDLRRICPEFLTLHGQAFRCSLLNPVDPTSAINEWNDEAVARFHNFVETAASNFVILKCTIYAVMYSEQKIVFNIVDLETPFESICTSMINLVRSAPPKKASGPSFRLDTYYYSTHNVKTGTEEQVTVTCVNNVNQFYCQLERNADVLKDLKIKVGNLCHQLENVKLPAVFGTLCFAKYTDGHWYRGQIKATKPAILVHFVDYGDTIEVDKSDLLPVPREAHDIMSVPVQAVVCSLSDVPANVPSEVNSWFETSATESKFRALVVAKEPDGKLLVELYHGNTQINSKIKRMFQIEMCTEERVVYQGWKALEASAKHGQKPPKAVPKQPTEMEDHTQTIKLSAHQMRDEPKSANMNLQSAPKSSRHICENGQKVKAAPLQLYRPPHQRQLCEKTPTYKGNGSEPVGAHVKPRKENFLTATKQLIKSKLPGAESREESNAEKLPKLADLPSKSITSGMEADVYVSHCNSPLSFYVQLVSEEDEIFSVVEKLNDPKSIPGSNAIKDVHPGDLIQAEFADDSSWYRAVVREIHSNMMALVEFVDFGNTAMTPVSKMGRLHKAFLQLPKYSTHCMLSDATALEKEDVLNPKVLSAFKEDVGGDGVKMLKCRFIRLSGSVWEVTLEDSGVNVICKVPTRCSTDGSEIASEKLEQMKKNPAQNSEKLPLNSCSLHYCQQEFLEEQHLQIYITTINDAHSFWCQCADSEELDTITSSVTEVGKAISHTHIDPDTLSPGSPCIALFSDDHLWYRAEVVDKNGDEVSVLFVDYGNKSQVNITDVREIPPDLVEYPPQAFLCELEGFDSLCGSWDSDAVDALSTLTTDKLLQLTVTRVTRDEENFKCFVQMECDGQVINDAMKTWWKSSTTENKPDAGGLTTLYKPPLQYDSTVKEAASLEDQLEYPKSQEMDTAVACIRPQRDHSEEQFTDNLVYPDRADEVELASSPKTSEIPEDSIDLISFSESPRDEMDQKLLECNTAVGPQKSASIEEVNIVPTMVICQTEPKDILSHDSDTEETMLPPLGNKGDQGILTLSCDKDVDENDKGSEEEGTSVIDTFGPDDLNSPLDENLKEAMDKSEIPTTESSAEEVTTYNIGSSSDVIYSDPANDRDDSKTAITRDYSLTSVTVVTMVNSVSDFCMFHDEAVCPRDSTDLHETTDMIPEDLKQIHTDLELPSLALPTLQGDAPTEQEIEAGVGVPEVSCVAIHVKNDSMAEEEILAHHEDTYSVLPADTDTAASEPAVPSPDMGDEIEEVPWLTDVCTDPDESSGESKASSAREDCLISLAAEEMFPQEDGSPDVQGDLHKTTAQESNEVLSESLGAPSEHDMEVRDISLQGEAMPNKDNLMTEDETSALHEDKFSALPSDPEPHTHCPDMTDLVEEVTCLVGEICLSDGCRDQQQMAEMKDSEELVHTPPEQTEDFDDSELSEEMSSSADDSFEVQLSKITHLSLIINNGCADDLPVEQQPEE; translated from the exons ATGAGAGTTGACAAATCATGGGTAGTTGGAATACATGAAACTGCCAAAATGTCTTCAATCCTAGGGCTCCCTACACGAGGATCAGATGTAACAATTCTCATTACCAGGGTCCACTTGCATCCCCTCTGTGTGCTTGTGGAATTCTGGGGAAAATTTAGCCAGGAGAAGACAGTAGATTATGAGTGCCTGGCTAAAGACATTCAGTCTCCTGGAAACACATTTCAAGAGTTTGAAGGAAGTCCTGGTGACCAGTGCTTGGCTCAGATAGATGGTACTTGGTACAGGTCCCGCATAGTCTCAAGAAATGGCTCGAAATACACAGTGTTCCTCATTGACAAAGGGATGACGTCTATAACCACGACAAGTAAGCTGGCATGGGGTAAGAAGGAGGACTTTCACCTGCCACCCGAAGTAGAATTTTGTGTACTAGCTAATGTGTTACCACTCTCACCTGAGAACAGATGGTCTCCAGTGGCTCTCGAATTTCTGAAATCTCTCTCTGGGAAGTCTGTGAAGGCACATGTGCAAGATGTACTAGTGCCCCACAGAACCTTTCTCCTACACATTTCCTGCATATCCAAACAGATGTACGAGATGGGATTTGCCAAAAAGCTGTCTCCAGATGTCTTCCAGGACTTTGTACTCAAGTCACTGCAGTCCCCTTGTGCACCTCAAGTGCCACCAGAGACTCAGAAGATCTCCATGGGAGCAGGTGAGCGACTGCACAAGCAGGAGCTCTTTATGTACCCAGAGCTGCCAGCAGGAACTGTGGAGACCGTCATAGTCACAGAAGTGACAAATCCACAGCGTATTTTTTGCCAGTTGAAGGTCTTCTCACAAGAGCTGAAGAAACTCTCAGAGCAAATCACACAGTGCTGTGAGGGCAGAATGACCAGTTGCATTGTAGGCCCAGAAATGATTGGTTTTCCATGTGCTGCAAGAGGAAGTGATGGCCGATGGTACCGCTCTGTTCTACAGCAGGTATTCCCAGCCAACAGAATGGTGGAAGTGTTGCACGTTGACTATGGAACAAAACAGTTTGTTCAAGTGGAGAATGTCAGACCACTGGCTGCAGAATTCTTCAGGATGCCCGTTGTAACTTACATCTGTTCCCTCCATGGAGTCATTGACAAAGGTGTTGGATGGACAACTGGCCAGATTGACTTTCTCAGGAACCTTCTTCTGTGCAAGACAGTGATAGCCAAATTTGAATACCAGAGCATCTCTGAGGGTGTTCACTATGTCACACTTTATGgggatgaaaacacaaacattaacaatTTGTTTGGTTCCAAGGAGAGCTGTTTGCTGCAGTGTGAGAAAACGCTTGGAGATTATGCCATTTGTAGCAGTGCATACAGCCACCAGCATCaagcacaaaaagaaagaaatcaaagaaagaTGTTAAATCCTGGAAAGActggagaggagacaaagggGAAAGGAGTAGCAGAGAAGTTACCAGCAGAAGACCTCTCTCTGAACTCCTCACATGTTGCAGTTGTTCAGCATGTATCCAACCCATCAGAGTTTTGGATCCAAACACAGAACTATGCAAATGAGTTGGAGGAACTGATGGATTGTATTTATCATTTGTACAGAGATTCAGAGAACAAAGATGTGGTGAAAAATCCAACTGTTGGGCTCTACTGTGCTGCCAAGGCAGATGATGGTGACTTCTACAGAGCAACTGTGTCTGAAGTTGGTGAGACACAAATCGAAGTCTTCTTTGTTGATTATGGAAACACTGAAGTAGTTGACAGGAGTAACATCAGGACCCTTCCTGACAAGTTCAAAAGGCTGCCGAGGCTTGCCCTGAAATGCACCCTGGCTGGTGTCAGACCAAAAGGTGGGAGATGGAGTCAAAGTGCCTTACAGTTTTTCCTCAAATCTGTCACAGATAGAGTACTAAATGTACATGTCACAGCAAAACATGATGATGTCTATGTTGTCCAACTGTCAGATCCCAAAGCTCAGGGAGAAAGAGATCTCAGTACACTGATGTGTAGTTCTAACCTTTCTgaaacagctgagacacagaaacatcCCAAAGCCAAAATTACTATACAACCTGCTATTCTGCCTCCCACACAAAATCCAGATGCCAGACTCTCAGGTGTATGTATGAATAATGGCATGTCTTTCCAGACCCAAAACACTGTTGGCCCTGCCAGCAATCAAAGAAGCATTCCTACATTCAAGGAGCACATGTTTCCCATTGGGAGTATCCTTGATGTCTCTGTGTCCTACATCCAAAGCCCAAACGACTTCTGGTGTCAACTAGTACAAAATGCAGGACACTTGAAATTGCTCATGCATGACATACAGACTCATTATGCAGGCAGTGAGTTTCAGCCTCTTGTAGAAACGGCTTGTATTGCTCGCCACCCTGATAATGGAATGTGGTACAGGGCCCTTGTAATTCACAAACATGAAACGCCTCATGTGGACGTGTTGTTTGTTGATTATGGCCAGACAGAAACCATCTCCCTCTGTGACCTGAGGAGGATATGCCCAGAATTCCTCACTCTGCATGGTCAAGCTTTTCGATGCAGTCTGTTAAACCCTGTTGACCCCACATCTGCC ATAAATGAGTGGAATGATGAAGCAGTGGCAAGATTCCACAACTTTGTGGAAACTGCTGCATCCaactttgtcattttaaagtgCACCATATATGCTGTCATGTACAGTGAGCAAAAGATTGTTTTCAACATTGTGGATTTGGAAACTCCCTTTGAGAGTATCTGTACCAGCATGATAAATCTTGTGAGAAGTGCACCTCCCAAGAAAGCATCTGGACCATCTTTCCGTCTGGACACATACTACTACTCAACGCACAATGTCAAAACTGGGACAGAggaacaggtcacagtgacaTGTGTAAACAATGTCAATCAGTTCTACTGCCAGCTAGAGAGGAACGCTGATGTGTTGAAAGATCTTAAGATCAAAGTGGGCAATCTTTGCCATCAGCTGGAGAATGTAAAGCTCCCAGCAGTCTTTGGAACTTTGTGCTTTGCCAAGTACACTGATGGACACTGGTACAGGGGACAAATCAAGGCCACAAAGCCAGCAATTCTGGTTCACTTTGTGGATTATGGTGACACTATTGAGGTGGACAAATCTGACTTGCTTCCAGTACCCAGAGAGGCTCATGacatcatgtctgtgcctgtgcaAGCAGTTGTTTGTAGTCTCTCTGATGTCCCTGCCAATGTTCCCAGTGAGGTGAATAGCTGGTTTGAGACAAGTGCAACAGAATCTAAATTCCGAGCACTAGTAGTGGCCAAAGAACCTGATGGGAAACTTCTGGTTGAGCTGTATCATGGAAACACTCAGATTAATTCAAAGATCAAAAGGATGTTTCAGATCGAGATGTGCACAGAAGAGCGGGTTGTCTACCAGGGTTGGAAAGCTCTTGAGGCCTCAGCAAAACATGGGCAAAAGCCTCCAAAAGCTGTTCCGAAACAACCTACAGAAATGGAAGATCACACACAAACTATCAAACTATCAGCACATCAAATGAGAGATGAGCCAAAATCTGCCAACATGAATCTGCAGTCTGCACCAAAGTCTTCACGCCACATTTGCGAAAACGGTCAGAAGGTCAAAGCTGCTCCATTACAGCTGTACAGACCTCCTCACCAAAGACAGTTGTGTGAAAAGACACCAACTTATAAGGGAAATGGTTCTGAGCCTGTAGGTGCCCATGTCAAACCAAGAAAAGAGAATTTCCTGACAGCCACTAAACAGCTGATCAAGTCCAAATTACCTGGTGCAGAATCTCGGGAGGAAAGCAATGCTGAAAAACTGCCTAAACTTGCAGACCTACCCTCAAAATCTATCACATCAGGTATGGAAGCTGATGTTTATGTCTCACACTGCAACAGCCCTTTGAGTTTTTACGTTCAACTTGTCAGTGAGGAGGATGAAATATTCTCCGTTGTTGAAAAGCTCAATGACCCCAAATCTATCCCAGGAAGCAATGCCATCAAAGATGTACATCCAGGTGACCTTATTCAAGCAGAGTTTGCAGATGACTCCTCGTGGTATCGAGCAGTTGTAAGAGAAATCCACAGCAACATGATGGCTCTTGTTGAGTTTGTTGATTTTGGAAATACAGCAATGACACCAGTTTCTAAGATGGGCAGACTCCATAAAGCTTTCTTGCAACTACCCAAGTACAGCACACACTGCATGCTGAGTGATGCTACAGCTCTTGAGAAAGAAGACGTGCTTAATCCAAAAGTGCTGTCAGCTTTCAAAGAAGACGTTGGTGGTGATGGAGTCAAGATGCTCAAGTGCCGGTTTATCAGGTTGTCAGGATCTGTGTGGGAAGTCACTCTGGAAGACAGTGGTGTGAATGTCATATGTAAAGTACCTACTAGATGTTCAACTGATGGATCAGAAATTGCCTCAGAGAAACTGgagcaaatgaagaaaaaccCTGCTCAGAACTCAGAGAAACTGCCACTCAACTCCTGTTCTTTACATTACTGTCAACAAGAGTTTTTAGAGGAACAGCACTTGCAGATCTACATCACAACTATAAATGATGCTCATTCCTTTTGGTGTCAGTGTGCTGACTCAGAAGAACTGGACACGATAACATCAAGTGTCACAGAAGTTGGGAAGGCaatcagtcacacacatattGACCCAGACACCCTATCCCCTGGCAGTCCATGCATTGCTCTCTTTTCTGATGATCATCTTTGGTATCGTGCAGAGGTTGTTGACAAAAATGGAGATGAGGTGTCTGTCCTCTTTGTGGACTATGGAAACAAGTCCCAAGTCAATATTACAGATGTGAGGGAAATACCCCCTGATTTGGTGGAATATCCTCCACAGGCGTTTTTGTGTGAGCTTGAAGGCTTTGATTCTTTATGTGGATCTTGGGACAGTGATGCAGTAGATGCATTGTCTACACTTACAACAGACAAGTTGTTACAGCTGACTGTCACTAGAGTAACAAGAGATGAAGAAAACTTCAAGTGCTTTGTGCAGATGGAATGCGATGGCCAGGTGATAAATGAC GCAATGAAAACCTGGTGGAAGAGTtccacaacagaaaacaaacctgaTGCAGGAGGACTGACCACTTTATATAAACCACCACTGCAATATGACTCAACTGTGAAAGAGGCTGCATCACTTGAGGATCAACTAGAGTATCCCAAAAGCCAAGAAATGGATACTGCTGTTGCTTGCATTCGCCCCCAGAGAGACCATAGTGAAGAGCAGTTCACCGACAATCTAGTTTACCCAGACAGAGCAGATGAGGTTGAACTAGCAAGCAGTCCAAAGACCAGTGAAATCCCTGAAGATTCTATCGATTTGATCTCTTTCTCCGAGTCTCCAAGAGATGAGATGGATCAGAAATTGTTGGAATGTAATACAGCTGTCGGACCTCAAAAGAGTGCTTCCATTGAAGAGGTGAACATAGTCCCAACTATGGTGATCTGTCAGACTGAACCCAAAGACATTTTGTCACATGATAGTGACACAGAAGAAACCATGTTACCTCCACTTGGTAACAAAGGTGACCAAGGTATTTTGACCTTGAGCTGTGACAAGGATGTGGATGAAAATGACAAAGGCTCTGAAGAGGAAGGGACTTCAGTGATTGACACTTTTGGACCAGATGACCTAAATTCTCCATTGGATGAGAACCTTAAAGAGGCCATGGATAAGTCAGAGATTCCAACGACAGAGTCTTCAGCTGAAGAGGTGACTACCTACAACATTGGAAGCAGCTCTGACGTGATTTATTCTG atCCTGCTAATGACAGAGATGACAGTAAGACTGCCATCACAAGGGACTATTCTCTTACCAGTGTGACAGTAGTGACAATGGTAAATTCTGTTAGTGACTTTTGTat GTTCCATGATGAAGCTGTTTGTCCCAGGGATAGCACTGATCTGCATGAGACAACTGATATGATTCCTGAAGATTTAAAGCAG ATTCATACTGATTTGGAGCTGCCCTCTTTGGCGCTGCCTACTCTACAGGGTG ATGCTCCCACAGAGCAGGAAATTGAAGCTGGAGTTGGTGTCCCGGAGGTATCATGTGTTGCCATACATGTCAAG AATGACTCGATGGCTGAAGAGGAAATCTTGGCTCATCACGAGGacacatattctg TCCTGCCAGCTGATACTGATACAGCAGCCAGCGAGCCAGCAGTTCCCTCTCCAGATATG GGTGATGAGATTGAAGAGGTGCCTTGGTTGACAGATGTCTGCACAG ATCCAGATGAGTCAAGTGGTGAGAGCAAAGCCAGTAGCGCAAGAGAAGATTGTCTAATCAGTctggcagcagaggaaatg TTTCCCCAAGAGGATGGTAGTCCTGATGTACAAGGTGATCTGCATAAGACAACAGCTCAAGAATCAAATGAG GTCCTGAGTGAATCACTTG GAGCTCCTTCAGAGCATGACATGGAAGTTAGAGACATTTCCCTACAGGGTGAGGCCATGCCTAACAAG GACAACCTAATGACTGAAGACGAGACATCAGCTCTTCATGAAGATAAATTTTCTG CTCTGCCATCTGACCCTGAGCCACATACCCACTGTCCAGATATG actgacctggtggaggaggtgaccTGTCTTGTTGGAGAGATCTGTTTGTCAGATGGCTGCAGAG ACCAGCAACAAATGGCTGAAATGAAGGACAGTGAGGAGCTGGTGCATACACCACCCGAACAAACAGAG GATTTTGATGATAGTGAGCTTTCCGAAGAAATGTCGTCTTCTGCTGATGACAGTTTTG AGGTCCAGCTGTCAAAGATAACCCACCTCTCTCTGATCATCAATAATGGTTGTGCTGATGATCTGCCTGTTGAGCAGCAACCAGAGGAGTAA